A genomic region of Populus nigra chromosome 11, ddPopNigr1.1, whole genome shotgun sequence contains the following coding sequences:
- the LOC133706290 gene encoding uncharacterized protein LOC133706290, whose product MATLAAAAARQAVTLSRISSPKTPAQAAALIHRRGLAGAADHHGPPRINCWQDPMSPSKWKEEHFVIVSLSGWGVLIYGGYKFFTGGKSNKEEKPLEAAH is encoded by the exons atggCCACATTAGCGGCGGCGGCAGCTCGACAAGCCGTCACTCTCTCCCGAATCTCCTCTCCCAAGACACCCGCTCAAGCCGCCGCCCTCATCCACCGCCGCGGCCTCGCCGGTGCTGCAG ACCACCATGGACCACCGAGGATTAACTGCTGGCAAGATCCAATGAGCCCATCAAAGTGGAAGGAAGAGCAT TTTGTTATTGTCTCTTTAAGCGGCTGGGGTGTACTCATCTATGGGGGTTACAAGTTCTTCACAGGAGGCAAGAGCAATAAGGAAGAG AAACCATTGGAAGCAGCACACTGA
- the LOC133706357 gene encoding uncharacterized protein LOC133706357: MDSDSSCENKRAANESMLICCMLFISEARNRAVLDLIERAARLDPESVIVNKFEDRVYNRIRFTIVSYVVVDSTGSPIYSPLHQTVLAMVEAAYGAINLELHSGAHPRLGVVDDIVFHPLARASLDEAAWLAKTVAADIGSRFQANIRLFFILLQFLYAAAHPTGRAPDTIRRELGYYTPNFMGNQWAGWTIPEILPGAPDEGPNHVSRTRGIVMIGARPWVALYNIPVVCADVSTARQIARMVRARDGGLPTVQALALVHGDDSFEIACILLEPNQVGADRVQAEVEMLAAQEGLEVEKGYFTDFPPEMIVEKYMNLISSRRD, from the exons ATGGATTCTGACTCAAGTTGCGAG AACAAAAGAGCTGCAAATGAATCCATGCTGATATGTTGCATGCTCTTCATCTCTGAGGCACGTAACCGCGCAGTTCTGGACTTAATTGAACGAGCTGCCAGGCTCGACCCAGAAAGTGTTATTGTAAACAAATTTGAGGATCGAGTTTATAATAGGATCAGATTCACTATTGTATCATATGTTGTTGTTGATAGCACTGGGAGTCCCATTTATAGTCCATTGCACCAAACTGTGCTAGCCATGGTTGAGGCTGCTTATGGAGCCATTAACCTTGAGTTGCACTCCGGTGCACACCCTCGGCTTGGTGTTGTAGATGACATTGTTTTCCACCCTTTGGCTCGGGCCTCGCTGGATGAAGCAGCTTGGCTGGCCAAGACAGTGGCAGCAGATATTGGCAGCAGATTTCAAG CAAACATAAGGTTGTTCTTTATATTACTACAATTTCTTTATGCTGCAGCACATCCAACAGGCAGGGCTCCTGACACCATCAGGCGCGAGCTGGGGTACTATACGCCTAATTTCATGGGCAACCAATGGGCTGGGTGGACCATACCTGAGATTCTCCCTGGAGCCCCTGATGAAGGTCCGAACCATGTGTCGCGAACAAGAGGAATAGTGATGATTGGGGCTCGACCATGGGTCGCATTATACAACATTCCTGTAGTGTGCGCCGATGTTTCAACTGCTCGACAGATTGCACGGATGGTGAGGGCTCGTGATGGCGGGCTTCCTACCGTGCAAGCATTGGCGCTCGTTCACGGTGATGATTCATTTGAAATCGCTTGTATCCTCTTAGAGCCCAATCAGGTTGGAGCTGACAGGGTCCAGGCAGAGGTTGAGATGCTGGCAGCCCAAGAAGGATTGGAAGTAGAGAAGGGCTACTTCACAGATTTTCCACCAGAAATGATTGTTGAGAAGTACATGAATTTAATCTCCTCTAGGAGAGACTGA
- the LOC133706289 gene encoding uncharacterized protein LOC133706289, whose product MAAGGAHKGNGNGNRGRPYGLMLLLAFGAALLGVMVLHKFRERRIFNLLVKEKDRELMSLQLILQKERERSKEMKRKAEEMKGKIYSLRTQKMELDRRQLEMQSTIDSIKDEQKIMESTLEEKQNEIKMLREMNIDADKGNLQMADLIESLKQKEAEIEELKHHLEYPAKKWSVSTDDPSSPPINMTVSSNMVNEGNIEVDKGKEEEVQLHETAYDGNGLDSRGNGGNSTSTNLEKQGDTAIVENASESREGIADRREVSEEKESQKLDGSRNGSSIGIDKDQEYENESSQGKRASGAGEENNTSNATETIVSRIGRASKTADAHNDEKSRDREEHKFNLDGQPGLENVQEAEDRQETLRGGARREMVDNSRSRGKERYHHASRVRGKRTVVAKNRLLESRNDVNNVAEKTRNRKFPRDDQGRLIYREGGRASIDGTTEEITKAVGFSKTKSIEHQNHEDSKDLENKLGEDRQNQQMSEVHETMKRLPVAHDAKVLTNGSLDGQLSNIRSNDRKQSLDEDQQQARGTEESRNSSNMNTKENSDEQVINISKHERQEQMEDSDVEHKTDAGAGDFYKESVSDLEEDKEEYREETDESDF is encoded by the exons ATGGCTGCGGGAGGAGCCCACAAAGGAAATGGTAATGGAAATAGAGGAAGGCCGTATGGGTTGATGCTGCTTTTAGCATTTGGGGCTGCTTTGCTTGGTGTTATGGTGCTACATAAGTTCAGAGAGAGACGCATCTTCAACCTCCTTGTCAAAGAGAAGGATCGTGAGCTCATGTCCCTCCAGCTTATCTTGCAG AAGGAAAGAGAACGcagcaaagaaatgaaaagaaaggcAGAAGAGATGAAAGGGAAGATATACTCTCTAAGAACCCAAAAGATGGAGCTTGACAGGAGGCAGCTGGAGATGCAGTCCACAATTGATTCCATAAAGGATGAACAAAAGATTATGGAGTCTACCCTCGAGGAGAAGCAAAATGAGATCAAAATGCTAAGAGAGATGAACATTGATGCAGATAAAGGAAACCTTCAAATGGCGGATCTTATAGAAAGTCTGAAACAAAAGGAAGCTGAAATTGAGGAATTGAAGCACCACCTTGAATACCCAGCTAAGAAATGGTCAGTGAGCACAGACGACCCATCAAGCCCACCCATAAACATGACTGTATCCTCAAACATGGTAAACGAGGGTAACATAGAAGTCGATAAAGGTAAAGAAGAGGAGGTTCAATTGCATGAAACTGCATATGATGGCAATGGTTTGGATTCAAGGGGAAATGGAGGCAACTCTACTTCCACCAATCTAGAAAAGCAGGGTGATACTGCCATAGTTGAAAATGCAAGTGAAAGCAGGGAAGGCATTGCAGACAGGAGAGAAGTGTCAGAGGAAAAGGAATCACAGAAACTTGATGGATCTAGAAATGGAAGTTCCATTGGCATTGATAAGGATCAAGAGTATGAAAATGAAAGTTCTCAAGGGAAGCGTGCTTCTGGTGCAGGAGAGGAAAATAACACTTCAAATGCAACCGAGACAATTGTCAGCAGAATCGGAAGAGCATCAAAAACTGCTGATGCACATAATGATGAGAAATCAAGGGATAGAGAAGAGCATAAATTTAACCTAGATGGGCAACCTGGGCTTGAAAATGTTCAGGAGGCAGAAGATCGTCAAGAAACATTAAGAGGTGGTGCGAGGCGGGAAATGGTGGATAACTCCAGAAGTAGGGGGAAGGAGAGGTACCACCATGCTAGCAGAGTACGAGGAAAGAGGACAGTGGTTGCCAAGAATAGGCTGCTGGAGAGCAGAAATGATGTAAACAATGTTGCTGAGAAGACAAGAAATAGAAAATTTCCTAGGGATGATCAAGGTAGACTGATATACAGAGAAGGGGGAAGAGCATCTATTGATGGAACAACAGAAGAAATAACAAAGGCAGTAGGTTTTTCTAAAACCAAATCAATAGAGCATCAAAACCATGAAGACTCTAAGGACCTGGAAAACAAACTTGGGGAAGATCGACAAAATCAGCAGATGAGTGAAGTTCATGAGACAATGAAAAGGCTCCCAGTAGCTCATGACGCCAAAGTGCTGACAAATGGAAGCCTTGATGGCCAGCTCAGTAACATCAGAAGCAATGACAGAAAACAGAGCCTGGATGAAGATCAACAACAAGCCAGGGGCACAGAAGAAAGCCGAAACAGTAGCAATATGAACACTAAAGAAAACAGTGATGAACAAGTGATAAATATCAGCAAGCATGAAAGGCAAGAACAAATGGAGGATTCAGATGTAGAACACAAGACCGATGCAGGTGCTGGAGATTTTTACAAGGAATCAGTTTCTGATTTAGAAGAGGATAAAGAAGAGTACAGAGAGGAAACTGATGAGTCCGACTTCTAG
- the LOC133668576 gene encoding beta-glucuronosyltransferase GlcAT14A-like, whose amino-acid sequence MSIKKALVSMRKNGNPHSGRLFGDRRWLIPFFTSLLVFLILFSSATFGVFTSSYGGEQVPFDIVSYKRPENANGYFVESDLKKWFNRSRYSELEPPRLAYLISGTKGDSQRMMRTLQAVYHPRNQYILHLDLEAPPRERLMLGVYVKSDLTFQEVGNVRVMAQSNLVTYKGPTMIACTLQAIAIMLRESLEWDWFINLSASDYPLVTQDDLLHVFSNLSRNLNFIEHTRLTGWKMNSRAKPIAIDPGLYLSKKSDLSLTTQRRSLPTSFKLYTGSAWIMLTRSFLEYCIMGWENLPRTILMYYTNFVSSPEGYFHTVICNTEEFQDTAIGHDLHYIAWDNPPRQHPLSLTMKDFDKMVKSNAPFARKFARDDPVLDKIDKEILNRTSRFAPGAWCIGSSGNESDPCSVRGNYSQFRPGPGAERLQELLQSLLSEDFRKKQCSS is encoded by the exons ATGTCTATCAAAAAGGCATTAGTGAGCATGAGGAAGAATGGCAATCCCCACTCAGGAAGGTTGTTTGGTGATAGAAGATGGCTTATTCCATTCTTTACAAGCTTGCTTGTGTTTTTAATCCTGTTTTCTTCAGCTACTTTTGGGGTGTTTACATCTTCTTATGGGGGAGAGCAGGTTCCGTTTGACATTGTTTCATATAAAAGGCCGGAGAACGCAAATGGGTATTTTGTAGAATCAGATTTAAAGAAATGGTTTAATAGAAGTAGGTATTCAGAATTGGAACCGCCTAGATTAGCTTATCTCATTTCAGGGACGAAGGGTGATAGTCAAAGAATGATGAGGACTTTGCAGGCTGTGTATCATCCTAGAAACCAGTATATCCTACATTTGGATCTTGAGGCACCCCCTCGAGAAAGGTTGATGTTGGGAGTGTATGTGAAGAGTGATTTGACGTTTCAAGAAGTTGGGAATGTGCGCGTAATGGCACAGTCCAACTTGGTGACTTACAAGGGGCCTACTATGATTGCCTGTACCCTTCAAGCAATTGCAATCATGTTGAGGGAGAGCTTGGAGTGGGACTGGTTTATCAATCTCAGTGCTTCAGATTATCCTCTTGTGACACAAGATG ATCTGCTCCATGTGTTCTCAAATTTGTCTAGAAATCTTAATTTCATTGAACACACACGGCTAACTGGATGGAAAAT GAACTCCAGGGCAAAACCAATTGCTATTGATCCAGGCCTTTACTTATCAAAGAAATCCGACCTTTCTTTGACCACTCAACGTCGATCACTTCCCACTTCTTTCAAGTTGTATACTG GTTCAGCATGGATAATGCTAACTCGATCGTTTCTTGAGTACTGTATAATGGGATGGGAGAACCTTCCACGAACTATCCTGATGTACTATACAAATTTCGTCTCCTCTCCTGAAGGATATTTCCACACTGTTATTTGCAACACTGAAGAATTCCAAGACACAGCCATAGGCCATGATCTCCACTACATAGCCTGGGACAACCCTCCTAGGCAGCACCCCCTCTCTTTGACAATGAAAGACTTCGATAAAATGGTTAAAAGTAATGCCCCATTTGCCAGGAAATTTGCAAGGGATGATCCCGTTTTAGACAAGATTGATAAAGAGATTCTAAACCGCACAAGCAGGTTTGCTCCTGGAGCATGGTGCATTGGCAGCTCAGGCAATGAATCTGATCCATGCTCCGTGCGTGGTAATTACTCCCAATTTCGACCAGGTCCTGGTGCTGAAAGGTTGCAAGAACTGCTTCAGTCATTGCTGTCCGAAGATTTTCGAAAAAAACAGTgttcatcatga
- the LOC133668733 gene encoding probable galacturonosyltransferase 10, whose translation MRRRPVDFRRPVRRRISSVVWWTLCGISVLLFIVIFGKESRIESRSTSFNKYYTKYEKNIEGLNITDEILSPNSITRQLSDQISLAKAFVVIAKESNNLQFAWELSAQIRNSQVLLSSAATRRAPLTTRESETAIRDMALLLFQAQQLHYDSATMIMRLKAKIQVLDEQMGIVNEKSSKYGQIAAEEIPKGLYCIGIRLTTEWFGNPNLQRKKNERMQIQTKLRDNNLYHFCVFSDNILATSVVVNSTALNSKNPDMVVFHLVTDEINYIAMKAWFAMNTFRGVTVEVQKFEDFKWLNASYVPVLKQLQDSETQSYYFSGHNDDGRTPIKFRNPKYLSMLNHLRFYIPEVFPALKKVVFLDDDVVVQKDLSGLFSVDLNSNVNGAVETCMETFHRYHKYLNYSHPLIREHFDPDACGWAFGMNVFDLVEWRKRNVTEIYHYWQEKNVDRTLWKLGTLPPGLLTFYGLTEPLDPSWHVLGLGYTNVDPHLIEKGAVLHFNGNSKPWLKIGMEKYKPLWEKHVDYSHPLLQQCNFH comes from the exons ATGAGGAGGAGACCAGTGGACTTTAGGAGGCCAGTGAGGAGGAGGATATCAAGTGTGGTGTGGTGGACTTTGTGTGGTATATCTGTGTTGCTGTTTATAGTTATTTTTGGCAAAGAGAGTCGTATTGAATCAAGATCCACCAGCTTTAATAAG TACTATACCAAGTATGAGAAAAACATTGAAGGCCTAAACATTACAGATGAAATATTGAGCCCCAACTCAATCACCAGGCAGCTTAGTGACCAAATTTCTCTTGCAAAAGCTTTTGTTGTGATTGCAAAAGAAAGTAACAATCTTCAGTTTGCTTGGGAATTAAGTGCCCAAATCCGCAATTCCCAGGTCCTCCTTTCAAGCGCTGCAACGAGGCGAGCTCCTTTAACAACCAGGGAATCAGAAACTGCTATCCGTGACATGGCACTTTTGCTCTTCCAAGCCCAGCAACTTCATTATGATAGTGCAACTATGATTATGAGACTGAAAGCCAAAATCCAAGTTCTTGACGAACAAATGGGTATTGTGAATGAGAAAAGCTCTAAGTATGGTCAAATAGCTGCTGAAGAAATCCCAAAAGGACTTTACTGCATTGGTATTCGGCTAACTACTGAATGGTTTGGAAATCCAAATCTacagagaaaaaagaatgagagaatgCAAATTCAGACAAAACTTAGAGATAACAACCTCTATCATTTCTGCGTCTTCTCTGACAATATCCTTGCAACTTCAGTTGTTGTCAATTCAACTGCTTTAAATTCCAAGAATCCAGATATGGTTGTGTTTCATCTTGTAACTGATGAAATAAACTACATCGCAATGAAGGCTTGGTTTGCCATGAACACTTTCCGAGGAGTTACTGTTGAGGTTCAGAAGTTTGAAGACTTTAAATGGCTAAATGCTTCTTATGTTCCAGTGCTTAAGCAGCTCCAAGACTCTGAAACTCAAAGCTATTACTTTTCAGGCCATAATGATGATGGCCGGACTCCAATCAAGTTCCGGAACCCAAAATATCTATCTATGCTTAATCACCTCAGATTTTATATTCCTGAAGTTTTTCCTGCATTGAAGAAGGTGGTATTTCTTGATGATGATGTAGTTGTTCAGAAAGATTTATCTGGTCTATTTTCAGTTGACTTGAACAGCAACGTTAATGGAGCAGTTGAGACATGCATGGAGACATTTCACAGATACCACAAGTACCTGAACTACTCTCACCCTCTTATTAGAGAACATTTTGATCCTGATGCGTGTGGTTGGGCATTTGGAATGAATGTTTTTGATTTGGTTGAGTGGAGGAAGCGAAATGTAACTGAAATCTACCACTACTGGCAAGAAAAGAATGTGGATCGGACACTCTGGAAACTTGGAACACTACCTCCTGGGCTTTTGACTTTCTACGGGTTGACAGAGCCATTAGATCCCTCATGGCATGTGTTGGGATTGGGCTATACAAATGTTGATCCTCACTTGATAGAGAAAGGGGCAGTGTTGCACTTCAATGGAAACTCCAAGCCATGGTTGAAAATTGGGATGGAAAAATACAAGCCTCTTTGGGAAAAGCACGTAGATTACAGTCATCCTTTATTACAACAGTGcaattttcattga